In a genomic window of Caloenas nicobarica isolate bCalNic1 chromosome 1, bCalNic1.hap1, whole genome shotgun sequence:
- the CFAP298 gene encoding cilia- and flagella-associated protein 298, producing the protein MVRLHVKRADESQFLLEAAGSTRLAELAPLVARIYNGRLKVQRLCSEMEDLAEHGVYLPYNMQGLTDEQIEELKLKDEWADKCVPSGGSIFKKDEIGRRNGHAPNEKMQQVIKKTIEEAKALISKKQVQANVCVTMEMVKDALDQLRGAVMIVYPMGLPPHDPVRMELEDKEDLSGTHAGLEVIKESEAQLWWAGKELKETKLLSDYVGKNEKTTIIVKIQKKGQGAPGREPLISHEEQKQMMLYYYKKQEELKKLEEDDDNSFLNAEWADNHALKRQFHGVKDIKWGPR; encoded by the exons ATGGTGCGGCTGCACGTGAAGCGCGCCGACGAGAGCCAGTTCCTGCTGGAGGCGGCCGGCAGCACCCGCCTGGCCGAGCTGGCGCCCCTCGTCGCCCGCATCTACAACGGGAGGCTGAAGGTGCAGCGCCTCTGCTCAG AGATGGAGGATCTAGCAGAGCATGGTGTTTACTTGCCTTATAATATGCAAGGACTGACAGATGAGCAAATTGAAGAACTGAAGTTAAAGGATGAATGGGCAGACAAGTGTGTACCAAGCGGTGGAAGCATCTTCAAGAAGGATGAAATTGGGCGAAGAAATGGACACG CtccaaatgaaaaaatgcagcaagtTATAAAGAAGACAATAGAGGAAGCCAAGGCATTAATCTCTAAG aaacaagTTCAGGCCAATGTGTGTGTTACGATGGAGATGGTGAAAGATGCATTGGACCAGCTCCGAGGGGCTGTGATGATTGTGTATCCCATGGGATTGCCTCCACATGATCCAGTTAGGATGGAGCTTGAAGATAAAGAAGACTTGTCAGGAACTCAT GCTGGACTTGAAGTTATAAAAGAATCAGAAGCACAATTATGGTGGGCCGGAAAGGAGttgaaagaaacaaagttgCTCTCTGACTATGTaggcaaaaatgagaaaacaaccATCATTGTGAAGATACAGAAA AAAGGACAAGGAGCTCCAGGGCGTGAACCTCTGATTAGTCATGAAGAGCAAAAACAGATGATGTTGTATTACTACAAAAAGCAGGAGGAACTTAAG AAACTAGAAGAGGATGACGACAACTCGTTTCTAAATGCTGAGTGGGCAGACAACCATGCTTTGAAAAGGCAATTTCATGGTGTAAAAGACATCAAATGGGGGCCGAGATGA